From Glycine max cultivar Williams 82 chromosome 11, Glycine_max_v4.0, whole genome shotgun sequence, the proteins below share one genomic window:
- the LOC100792691 gene encoding calcium-transporting ATPase 2, plasma membrane-type: protein MMESYLNENFEVKSKNSSEEALQRWRRLCRVVKNPKRRFRFTANLSKRGEAAAMRRTNQEKIRVAVLVSKAALQFILGVQLSDYKVPEEVEDAGFEICGDELGSIVEGHDVKKFRHHGGVNGIAEKLSTSTTEGLNNDTELLNRRQQIYGINKFTESAATSFWVFVWEAFQDMTLMILGVCAIVSLLVGIATEGWPKGAHDGLGIVASILLVVFVTATSDYRQSLQFRDLDKEKKKISIQVTRNGYRQKMSIYELLPGDIVHLAIGDQVPADGLFVSGFSVLIDESSLTGESEPVMVSSENPFLLSGTKVQDGSCKMLVTSVGMRTQWGKLMATLSEGGDDETPLQVKLNGVATIIGKIGLFFAVVTFAVLVQGLVSQKLQQGSLRSWTGDDALELLEFFAVAVTIVVVAVPEGLPLAVTLSLAFAMKKMMNDKALVRHLAACETMGSATTICSDKTGTLTTNHMTVVKTCFCLNSKEVSSNKDSSSLCSELPEPAVKLLQQSIFNNTGGEVVINQNGKREILGTPTEAAILEFGLSLGGDFQGERQACKLVKVEPFNSTKKKMSVVVELPGGGLRAHCKGASEIILAACDKVLNSNGEVVPLDEESTNHLKDTINQFASEALRTLCLAYVELENGFSTEDPIPVSGYTCIGVVGIKDPVRPGVKESVAMCRSAGITVRMVTGDNINTAKAIARECGILTDDGIAIEGPEFREKSQKELLELIPKIQVMARSSPLDKHTLVKHLRTTFGEVVAVTGDGTNDAPALHEADIGLAMGIAGTEVAKESADVIILDDNFSTIVTVAKWGRSVYINIQKFVQFQLTVNVVALIVNFTSACLTGTAPLTAVQLLWVNMIMDTLGALALATEPPNDDLMKRSPVGRKGNFISNVMWRNILGQSLYQFMVIWFLQSRGKSIFLLEGPNSDLVLNTLIFNTFVFCQVFNEINSREMEKINVFKGILDNYVFVGVISATVFFQIIIVEYLGTFANTTPLTLAQWFFCLLVGFLGMPIAARLKKIPV, encoded by the exons ATGATGGAGAGTTATttaaatgagaattttgaaGTGAAGTCCAAAAATTCATCTGAAGAGGCTCTTCAACGATGGAGGAGACTATGCAGGGTCGTGAAGAACCCCAAAAGACGCTTTCGTTTCACTGCAAATCTCTCCAAGAGGGGCGAAGCTGCTGCTATGCGTCGTACCAATCAG GAGAAGATCAGGGTTGCAGTTTTGGTTTCCAAAGCAGCACTTCAATTTATCCTAG GTGTGCAACTAAGCGATTACAAAGTGCCAGAGGAAGTTGAAGATGCAGGTTTTGAAATCTGCGGCGATGAATTGGGGTCTATTGTTGAAGGCCATGATGTAAAGAAGTTCAGACATCATGGTGGGGTTAATGGCATTGCTGAGAAGCTTTCTACATCAACCACTGAGGGGCTTAACAATGATACCGAGTTACTGAATAGGAGACAGCAGATATATGGAATCAACAAATTCACTGAAAGTGCAGCTACAAGTTTCTGGGTTTTTGTTTGGGAAGCCTTTCAAGACATGACTCTGATGATACTTGGAGTGTGTGCTATTGTGTCACTGCTAGTTGGCATTGCAACTGAAGGATGGCCAAAGGGGGCTCACGATGGTCTTGGAATTGTTGCAAGTAtattgcttgttgtctttgtgaCAGCAACGAGCGATTATCGCCAATCGTTACAGTTCAGGGATTTAgacaaggagaagaagaaaatttccATTCAGGTCACAAGAAATGGATACAGACAGAAAATGTCAATATATGAATTACTTCCTGGTGACATTGTGCACCTTGCCATTGGTGATCAAGTCCCTGCTGATGGACTATTTGTCTCAGGATTTTCCGTATTGATTGATGAGTCAAGCTTAACAGGAGAGAGTGAGCCAGTGATGGTGAGTTCAGAAAATCCATTTCTTCTTTCTGGAACAAAGGTCCAAGATGGATCATGCAAGATGCTGGTCACCAGTGTTGGCATGAGGACTCAATGGGGTAAGTTGATGGCTACTCTCAGTGAAGGTGGAGATGATGAAACCCCACTACAGGTGAAGTTGAATGGTGTTGCAACAATTATTGGCAAGATAGGCCTATTCTTTGCAGTGGTTACTTTTGCAGTTCTGGTGCAAGGACTTGTAAGCCAAAAACTCCAACAAGGAAGCTTACGGAGCTGGACCGGTGACGATGCGTTGGAACTGTTGGAGTTCTTTGCAGTTGCAGTTACCATAGTCGTTGTTGCTGTTCCGGAGGGGCTGCCACTAGCTGTGACACTGAGCCTTGCATTtgcaatgaagaaaatgatgaatGACAAAGCCCTTGTGAGACATTTGGCAGCATGTGAGACCATGGGATCAGCCACAACTATATGTAGTGACAAGACTGGGACACTAACAACCAACCACATGACTGTTGTCAAAACATGCTTTTGCTTGAACAGCAAGGAAGTGAGCAGCAATAAGGATTCTTCTAGTTTGTGCTCTGAACTCCCAGAACCTGCTGTGAAACTTCTACAACAGTCAATATTCAACAATACAGGAGGAGAGGTTGTGATTAACCAAAATGGCAAACGTGAGATTCTAGGAACTCCAACCGAGGCTGCAATATTGGAGTTTGGTTTGTCATTAGGTGGAGATTTTCAAGGAGAGAGACAAGCATGTAAACTTGTTAAAGTTGAGCCATTCAATTCcaccaaaaagaaaatgagtgTGGTGGTTGAGCTCCCTGGTGGAGGCTTAAGAGCCCACTGCAAAGGTGCTTCTGAAATAATTCTGGCTGCTTGTGACAAAGTTCTCAACTCAAACGGTGAGGTTGTACCCCTTGATGAAGAATCAACTAACCATCTTAAGGATACAATAAACCAGTTTGCAAGTGAGGCCCTTAGAACTCTATGCCTTGCCTATGTGGAATTGGAAAACGGGTTCTCTACTGAAGACCCTATTCCTGTTTCTGGATATACATGCATAGGAGTTGTTGGTATAAAAGATCCTGTTCGTCCCGGTGTTAAGGAATCTGTGGCAATGTGTCGTTCAGCTGGAATAACAGTTAGAATGGTTACTGGTGACAACATTAACACTGCAAAGGCTATAGCCAGGGAGTGTGGGATTTTAACTGATGATGGCATAGCTATTGAAGGTCCAGAGTTTAGAGAGAAGAGTCAGAAAGAGTTGCTTGAACTGATTCCCAAAATTCAG GTTATGGCTCGATCCTCACCTTTAGACAAACACACATTGGTGAAACACTTGCGTACTACTTTTGGGGAAGTGGTAGCTGTAACAGGTGATGGAACTAATGATGCCCCAGCCCTTCATGAAGCTGACATTGGACTTGCAATGGGAATTGCTGGAACTGAG GTTGCAAAAGAAAGTGCAGATGTCATAATTCTGGATGATAACTTCTCCACGATAGTAACAGTGGCCAAATGGGGACGTTCGGTTTACATAAATATTCAGAAATTCGTACAGTTTCAGTTAACTGTTAATGTGGTTGCATTAATAGTGAATTTCACATCAGCCTGCTTAACAG GAACTGCACCCCTCACAGCTGTTCAACTCTTGTGGGTGAACATGATAATGGACACACTGGGAGCACTTGCTCTTGCTACTGAACCTCCAAATGATGATTTAATGAAACGTTCACCTGTTGGAAGGAAGGGAAATTTCATCAGCAATGTCATGTGGAGGAACATCTTAGGTCAATCCTTGTATCAGTTTATGGTGATATGGTTTCTTCAGTCAAGAGGAAAATCAATCTTTTTACTTGAGGGCCCCAATTCAGATCTAGTCTTAAACACGCTTATTTTTAACACGTTTGTCTTCTGCCAG GTTTTCAATGAGATAAATTCACGTGAAATGGAGAAAATAAACGTTTTTAAAGGCATATTGGATAACTATGTTTTCGTGGGTGTCATCAGTGCTACTGTTTTCTTCCAAATCATAATAGTTGAGTACTTGGGAACCTTTGCAAACACAACACCTCTCACCCTGGCACAGTGGTTCTTTTGCTTGTTGGTTGGATTTTTGGGCATGCCAATTGCTGCTCGCTTAAAGAAGATCCCTGTTTGA